The Castellaniella sp. genome includes a window with the following:
- the rfbC gene encoding dTDP-4-dehydrorhamnose 3,5-epimerase, which yields MNLQPSAIPEVFTATPRIFGDERGFFFESFNAQAFREATGLEVNFVQDNHSKSVRGVLRGLHYQLPPHAQGKLVRVVQGEVFDVAVDIRRGSPTFGQWVGETLSADNKKQLWVPPGFAHGFVTLSDTAEFLYKTTTFYAPTHERCIRWDDPALAIDWQLNGQAPIVSAKDAVGVLLADAEVF from the coding sequence ATGAATCTCCAGCCCAGTGCCATTCCCGAGGTTTTCACGGCGACGCCCCGCATTTTTGGTGATGAGCGCGGTTTTTTCTTTGAAAGTTTCAATGCCCAGGCCTTTCGCGAGGCGACCGGTCTGGAGGTCAACTTTGTCCAGGATAATCATTCCAAGAGCGTGCGTGGTGTGTTGCGTGGCCTGCACTATCAGTTGCCGCCCCATGCGCAGGGCAAGCTCGTGCGCGTTGTCCAGGGCGAGGTCTTCGATGTGGCGGTCGATATTCGCCGAGGCTCACCCACGTTTGGTCAGTGGGTGGGCGAAACCCTGTCGGCCGACAACAAAAAGCAGCTCTGGGTGCCGCCGGGCTTTGCCCATGGTTTTGTCACCCTGTCGGACACGGCCGAGTTCCTTTATAAGACCACAACGTTTTATGCGCCCACCCACGAGCGCTGCATTCGTTGGGATGATCCCGCGCTGGCGATTGATTGGCAACTGAATGGCCAGGCGCCGATTGTGTCAGCCAAGGATGCGGTCGGCGTCTTGCTGGCAGATGCCGAGGTCTTCTGA
- a CDS encoding glycosyltransferase family 2 protein: MSASLPDQASACAEGERPPAQVAILMGTWQGEQYLAPQLDSFLAQQYPHWRLWVSDDGSTDGTLDILRRYQAGAMAGRLQVIQGPARGLAPNFLSLACRADILADYYAFSDQDDIWAPAKLSRALAALAALPPDVPALYASRTQLVDSANRDIGASVRFQRPPGFGNALVQNIGGGNTMVFNQAARRLLCLAGADVDVLAHDWWVYMLVAGCGGRVYYDDYLALRYRQHGNNLMGSNLSLAARWHRVSLLWQGDFYNWNTANIAALQRVQDHLTPSSRQMLNAFAQGRDRSLLPRLWWFARSGLYRQTLLGNLGLLTAALLGRL, translated from the coding sequence TTGTCTGCCAGCCTGCCTGACCAGGCCTCGGCATGCGCCGAAGGCGAGCGCCCGCCCGCCCAAGTCGCCATTTTGATGGGGACGTGGCAGGGAGAACAATATCTTGCGCCTCAGCTGGATTCCTTTCTGGCCCAGCAGTACCCGCACTGGCGGCTCTGGGTGTCTGATGACGGCAGCACTGACGGGACCTTGGATATTCTGCGCCGCTATCAGGCGGGCGCCATGGCCGGACGCCTGCAGGTGATTCAGGGACCGGCCCGAGGCTTAGCCCCCAACTTTCTGTCCCTGGCCTGTCGTGCCGATATCCTGGCCGACTACTATGCCTTTTCCGATCAGGACGATATCTGGGCGCCTGCCAAGCTCTCCCGGGCGCTGGCCGCCTTGGCCGCCTTGCCGCCGGATGTGCCGGCGCTGTATGCCTCGCGCACGCAGTTGGTCGATAGTGCCAATCGCGATATAGGTGCTTCAGTGCGCTTCCAGCGGCCTCCTGGGTTTGGTAATGCCCTGGTACAAAATATCGGCGGTGGCAACACCATGGTCTTCAACCAGGCCGCCCGCCGCCTGCTGTGTCTGGCGGGTGCCGATGTGGATGTTCTGGCCCATGACTGGTGGGTCTATATGCTGGTGGCAGGCTGCGGCGGGCGCGTATACTACGATGACTATCTGGCCTTGCGGTATCGCCAGCACGGCAACAATCTGATGGGCAGCAATCTCAGTCTGGCTGCCCGCTGGCATCGTGTCAGCCTGTTGTGGCAGGGTGATTTCTATAACTGGAACACCGCCAATATCGCCGCCTTGCAGCGTGTCCAGGATCACCTGACGCCGTCGTCGCGACAGATGCTGAATGCCTTTGCCCAAGGCCGGGATCGGTCCTTGTTGCCGCGCCTGTGGTGGTTTGCCCGCAGTGGCCTGTATCGCCAGACCTTGCTGGGCAACCTTGGCCTGCTGACCGCTGCCCTGCTTGGCAGACTCTAA
- a CDS encoding SapC family protein, producing MPDFHAITPTNHADKGWHASPGYGFAAHDTMAVLVMQEIPRACLSLPLALTQSDGHYMPVALQGLAQGQNLLVAPDGRWLADYIPAAYRGYPFALARVGDDRTVLCFDHDSGLLETGGAAGAANGGSQPFFDEQGQPVERVRQILQFLSQVQANAQPTQLLCDALQQHGLIEPWPINIQGDEGKTTTLQGLFRINETALNALSPESFQALREAGALPLAYCQLLSMQHLQRLGILARAHAAQAPVLPESPTGDLDLEFLNSGGTIKFH from the coding sequence ATGCCTGATTTTCACGCCATTACTCCCACGAACCATGCAGATAAAGGCTGGCACGCCAGCCCTGGCTACGGCTTTGCTGCCCACGACACCATGGCCGTGTTGGTCATGCAGGAAATCCCCCGTGCGTGCCTTAGTCTGCCGCTGGCCCTTACCCAATCTGATGGGCATTACATGCCGGTGGCCCTGCAGGGCCTGGCCCAGGGGCAGAATCTGCTGGTGGCCCCGGACGGGCGCTGGCTGGCCGATTACATTCCGGCCGCCTATCGTGGCTATCCTTTTGCCTTGGCGCGTGTCGGGGACGACCGGACAGTGCTGTGTTTTGACCACGATAGCGGTCTGCTCGAGACCGGCGGGGCCGCCGGTGCGGCCAATGGTGGCAGTCAGCCGTTTTTTGATGAACAAGGTCAGCCTGTAGAGCGCGTGCGCCAGATTTTGCAGTTTCTCAGCCAGGTCCAGGCCAATGCCCAGCCCACCCAACTGTTATGTGATGCTTTGCAGCAACACGGACTGATCGAGCCCTGGCCGATCAATATCCAGGGCGACGAAGGCAAGACCACGACGCTGCAGGGGCTGTTTCGCATCAACGAAACTGCCCTCAACGCCTTGTCGCCCGAGTCATTTCAGGCCCTGAGAGAAGCTGGGGCCCTGCCCTTGGCGTATTGTCAGTTACTGTCCATGCAGCACCTGCAGCGCCTGGGAATATTGGCGCGCGCTCACGCCGCACAGGCGCCGGTCTTGCCCGAAAGCCCCACAGGCGATCTGGATCTGGAGTTTCTGAATAGCGGCGGAACCATTAAGTTCCACTGA
- a CDS encoding type I secretion system permease/ATPase, with the protein MTPHNRTELGEALFRFRRILYSLAAFSFVINMLALTPSLYMLQVYDRVLNSQNETTLLVLSLLVVAIFALSGLLQLVRSSVLIRVGNRFDTMLNQRVFTAAFERNLRREGGNPSQAIQDLTRLRQFLTGNALFAVFDIPWTPIYIAVAFMVHPLLGAMNVFGSFVLVIMAYLTHVATHKPLDEANQASVRANAFANSHLHNAEVIEAMGMLPGLRSRWLSQHRRMLGLQTLASDRNARISGISQFVRISLQSLILGVGALLVIQGKITAGMMIVCSILMGQALRPVEMAINSWKQFIACKGAYARLDEMLKTAPARGSSLSLPAPRGHLLLENVFATPPGARAAVLKGLNFSVDAGDVVGVIGPSGAGKSTLARLLVGVWGAQAGNVRLDGADIYRWNKDELGPHIGYLPQDIELFEGSVAENIARFATPDSNKVIAAAQQAGVHDMILRLPQGYDTQMGMNGSSLSGGQRQRVALARAIYGNPALIVLDEPNSNLDEAGEASLVETLKVLKAQGSTVIVITHRTSVLSAVDKLLVMRDGVVMMYGAREDVLKGLQQQQLQARSQAAGNGQLQVAAGR; encoded by the coding sequence ATGACTCCACACAACCGCACCGAACTGGGCGAAGCGCTATTCCGCTTTCGCCGTATCCTCTACAGTCTGGCGGCTTTCAGTTTCGTCATCAATATGCTGGCGCTTACGCCATCGCTGTACATGCTGCAGGTCTATGACCGCGTGCTGAACAGCCAGAATGAAACTACGCTGCTCGTCCTCTCGTTGCTGGTGGTGGCAATTTTTGCCCTGTCCGGCTTGTTGCAGCTGGTGCGGTCCTCGGTGCTGATCCGCGTGGGCAACCGCTTTGACACCATGCTGAACCAGCGGGTCTTCACGGCTGCCTTCGAGCGCAACCTTCGTCGCGAGGGCGGCAATCCTTCCCAGGCAATTCAAGACCTGACCCGCCTGCGCCAGTTCCTGACCGGCAACGCCTTGTTTGCCGTGTTTGATATCCCCTGGACACCGATTTACATTGCTGTGGCCTTCATGGTGCACCCGCTGTTGGGGGCCATGAACGTTTTTGGTTCCTTTGTGCTGGTCATTATGGCGTACCTGACCCACGTCGCGACCCACAAGCCGCTGGACGAGGCGAACCAGGCATCTGTGCGTGCCAATGCCTTTGCCAACAGCCATCTGCATAACGCCGAGGTCATCGAGGCCATGGGCATGCTGCCGGGCTTGCGTTCGCGCTGGCTGTCCCAGCATCGCCGCATGCTGGGCCTGCAGACGCTCGCGTCGGATCGCAATGCCCGCATTAGCGGCATTTCACAGTTCGTGCGTATTTCGTTGCAGTCCCTGATTCTAGGGGTGGGCGCATTGCTGGTGATTCAAGGAAAAATCACCGCCGGCATGATGATTGTCTGCTCCATCCTGATGGGCCAGGCGCTACGCCCGGTGGAAATGGCCATCAATTCCTGGAAACAATTCATTGCCTGCAAGGGCGCCTATGCCCGTCTGGACGAAATGCTGAAAACCGCGCCTGCGCGTGGGTCCAGCCTCAGCCTGCCTGCGCCGCGTGGTCACTTGCTGCTTGAAAACGTGTTTGCCACCCCGCCGGGTGCACGCGCTGCAGTACTCAAGGGCCTGAATTTCAGCGTGGATGCCGGTGATGTGGTCGGTGTGATTGGCCCTTCGGGGGCGGGAAAATCCACGCTTGCCCGCCTACTGGTGGGGGTTTGGGGCGCCCAGGCCGGCAATGTGCGCCTGGATGGCGCCGATATTTATCGCTGGAATAAAGACGAACTCGGCCCCCATATTGGCTATCTGCCCCAGGATATCGAACTCTTCGAGGGCAGTGTGGCCGAGAACATCGCCCGTTTTGCCACTCCGGATTCCAATAAGGTGATTGCGGCGGCCCAGCAGGCCGGCGTGCACGACATGATTCTGCGCCTGCCTCAGGGCTATGACACCCAGATGGGCATGAACGGCTCGTCCCTGTCGGGTGGACAGCGCCAGCGTGTGGCCCTGGCGCGTGCCATTTACGGCAATCCGGCGCTGATCGTGCTGGATGAGCCCAACTCCAATCTCGACGAGGCCGGCGAGGCATCCCTGGTCGAGACCTTGAAAGTATTGAAGGCCCAGGGCTCCACCGTCATCGTCATTACCCATCGCACCAGCGTGTTGTCTGCTGTCGACAAGCTCCTGGTGATGCGCGATGGCGTGGTCATGATGTATGGCGCCCGAGAAGACGTCCTCAAGGGCCTGCAACAGCAACAGTTGCAGGCACGCAGCCAAGCGGCGGGCAATGGCCAACTGCAGGTCGCCGCTGGCCGATAG
- a CDS encoding HlyD family type I secretion periplasmic adaptor subunit yields MKLFSRKSTAEDDINEALEAPGSQVDENFVRPLRIGLLALVIGFGGFVGWGAFAPLDEGEPANGVVEVVGNRKTIQHLEGGTVDAILVRDGDRVAANQVLLRLNPTRALSDRGVASSQYIIARTTEDRLQAERDGLENIAFDEELAKRFHDDPRYQRAISAQEELFGTRRAALKGEIAILRENLAGAQTQLDGLLQVQASRKEQISYINKELAGVRELAKDGYLPRNRLLELERDAAQLQGALSNAVVDAGRTRNQIAELKLRVLQREQDYQKEVQSQLSDVQKEVSSLANRLASLDYSVAQTEIRSPIEGTVQNLKIHTVGGVIAPGAELMEIIPDDASYVVNAEVPVQAIDRVYPGLPVEITFPALNHAKTPSVPGELVTISADRITDQRTGIPYYQAKVKLLPEGEEMVKAVGGDIRAGMPATVMIKLGERTLFSYLLKPFLERLHTSLTEK; encoded by the coding sequence ATGAAGCTATTTTCACGTAAATCCACCGCAGAAGACGATATCAACGAGGCCCTGGAAGCCCCCGGCAGCCAGGTGGACGAAAATTTCGTCCGGCCCTTGCGTATTGGCCTGCTGGCCCTGGTCATCGGTTTTGGCGGTTTTGTCGGCTGGGGTGCTTTTGCCCCTCTGGACGAAGGCGAGCCCGCCAATGGCGTTGTCGAGGTCGTGGGTAACCGCAAGACCATCCAGCACCTCGAGGGCGGGACCGTCGACGCCATTCTGGTGCGCGATGGCGACCGTGTCGCTGCGAATCAGGTGCTACTGCGCCTGAATCCCACCCGCGCCTTGTCTGATCGCGGCGTGGCCAGTTCCCAGTACATTATTGCCCGTACCACCGAAGACCGGCTCCAGGCTGAACGCGACGGTTTGGAAAATATTGCCTTTGACGAGGAGCTGGCCAAGCGCTTTCACGATGACCCCCGCTATCAGCGGGCGATTTCAGCCCAGGAAGAACTGTTTGGCACGCGTCGGGCAGCCCTGAAGGGCGAAATCGCCATTTTGCGCGAAAATCTGGCAGGCGCCCAGACCCAGCTGGATGGACTGTTGCAGGTCCAGGCCAGTCGCAAGGAACAAATCAGCTATATCAACAAAGAACTCGCCGGGGTGCGCGAACTTGCCAAAGACGGTTATCTGCCGCGCAATCGCCTGCTCGAACTGGAACGCGATGCCGCCCAGCTACAGGGGGCGCTGTCCAATGCCGTGGTGGATGCCGGGCGTACCCGCAACCAGATCGCCGAACTGAAGCTGCGGGTTTTGCAGCGCGAACAGGACTACCAAAAAGAAGTCCAATCCCAGCTCAGTGATGTGCAAAAAGAAGTGTCTTCATTGGCCAATCGTCTGGCCTCGCTGGATTATTCCGTGGCTCAGACGGAAATCCGTTCGCCCATCGAAGGCACGGTGCAGAATCTGAAGATCCATACGGTCGGCGGCGTGATTGCACCCGGCGCAGAACTCATGGAAATCATTCCGGACGACGCCTCTTATGTCGTTAACGCTGAGGTCCCCGTGCAGGCGATTGATCGTGTTTATCCTGGCTTGCCTGTCGAAATCACCTTTCCAGCGCTGAATCATGCGAAAACTCCCAGCGTGCCCGGAGAGCTCGTCACGATCTCTGCTGACCGCATCACCGATCAACGCACAGGCATTCCTTACTATCAGGCCAAGGTGAAACTTCTGCCCGAAGGCGAGGAAATGGTCAAAGCAGTCGGCGGAGACATACGCGCCGGCATGCCGGCCACGGTGATGATCAAGCTGGGCGAACGCACGCTCTTCAGCTACCTGCTCAAGCCCTTCCTCGAACGCCTGCACACATCATTGACCGAAAAATGA